Proteins co-encoded in one Microbacterium hydrocarbonoxydans genomic window:
- the uxaC gene encoding glucuronate isomerase, which translates to MPQPHRRDRDRLLPADPTTRSIARSLYERVSTAPIISPHGHVPVEWLVDDRPFADPASLLITHDHYVTRLLHASGVALDELGVRGAEADPREVWRTFVERWPLFAGTASGYWLTESLENVLDLPMPLSAATADDSYDHIAARLLEPGMRPRALFDSFGIEVLATTDDPLDDLAGHAALAAEGELGRVVPTFRPDRYLDPDATGFAADVQRLLEATGNPNTFAGYLAALEQRRRYFIEHGAVSADHGVEVPDTLDLDAVEGQALFARVLSGEADATDRQAFRAHMLLQMARMSVDDGLVMTVHAGVVRNHSSETFRRFGADTGHDIPRRTDFVGGLRPLLERFGLERDLHLVLFAVDETVYSREIAPLAGFYPSVYIGAPWWFLDAPDAMARFRSAVTETAGFSRGSGFIDDTRAFLSIPARHDTARRADAAFLARLVVEGRLDEESAATIIDDIVGPQPTRVFKL; encoded by the coding sequence ATGCCCCAGCCGCACCGCCGCGACCGAGACCGCCTGCTTCCCGCCGATCCGACGACACGTTCGATCGCACGTTCCCTGTACGAGCGCGTCTCCACAGCGCCGATCATCTCGCCGCACGGGCATGTGCCCGTCGAGTGGCTCGTCGACGACCGACCGTTCGCCGACCCGGCATCGCTGCTGATCACGCACGACCATTACGTCACCCGGTTGCTCCACGCCTCGGGTGTCGCTCTCGACGAACTCGGCGTCAGGGGTGCGGAGGCGGACCCTCGCGAGGTGTGGCGAACCTTCGTCGAGCGCTGGCCGCTGTTCGCGGGCACCGCGTCGGGGTACTGGCTGACGGAATCGCTCGAGAACGTGCTCGATCTGCCGATGCCACTCTCTGCCGCGACAGCGGACGACTCGTACGACCACATCGCAGCGAGGCTCCTCGAGCCGGGCATGCGCCCCCGCGCGCTCTTCGACAGTTTCGGCATCGAGGTGCTCGCGACGACCGACGACCCGCTCGACGACCTTGCAGGGCACGCGGCGCTCGCCGCAGAGGGCGAGCTCGGCAGGGTCGTGCCCACGTTCAGGCCCGATCGGTACCTCGACCCGGATGCCACAGGCTTCGCCGCCGACGTGCAGCGCCTGCTCGAGGCGACCGGGAACCCGAACACGTTCGCCGGCTACCTCGCGGCTCTCGAGCAGCGCAGGCGGTACTTCATCGAGCACGGGGCCGTGTCGGCCGACCACGGCGTCGAGGTGCCGGACACTCTCGATCTCGACGCCGTCGAGGGTCAGGCGCTCTTCGCCCGGGTCCTGTCGGGTGAGGCGGACGCCACAGACCGTCAGGCGTTCCGGGCGCACATGCTGCTGCAGATGGCGCGGATGAGCGTCGACGACGGACTGGTCATGACGGTGCATGCGGGTGTGGTGCGCAATCACAGCAGCGAGACCTTCCGTCGTTTCGGCGCCGACACCGGTCACGACATCCCCCGGCGCACCGACTTCGTGGGTGGGCTGCGGCCTCTGCTCGAACGGTTCGGGCTCGAGCGCGACCTGCACCTCGTGTTGTTCGCGGTCGATGAGACCGTCTACTCGCGTGAGATCGCGCCGCTCGCCGGCTTCTATCCGAGCGTCTACATCGGCGCGCCCTGGTGGTTCCTCGATGCCCCCGATGCGATGGCCCGCTTCCGCTCGGCGGTGACCGAGACCGCCGGCTTCTCGCGTGGGTCCGGCTTCATCGACGACACCCGCGCGTTCCTTTCGATTCCGGCTCGGCACGACACCGCGCGCCGGGCTGATGCCGCGTTCCTCGCCCGACTCGTGGTCGAAGGGCGGCTGGACGAGGAATCGGCGGCCACGATCATCGACGACATCGTCGGACCCCAGCCGACGCGGGTGTTCAAGCTGTGA
- a CDS encoding ABC transporter permease — MIFYIAKRLGTGIVLALLVTLITFLLLASSFEDVARTILGPSATPETVTGIMQAKGWDRPVLVQYFDWLVHMLQGDLGVSVYTSLPVAESVVQRLGVTLSIIVPALILTAVIATALGVWAASRGGVADRIAQGVSLVGYLVPGLLLAIGLVVIFAVQLKWLPATGFTPFSEDPAAWVRSITIPVIVLMIGGIANMAAQVRGRMIDELRRDYVRTLRTRGIPPRQIVLQHALRNAASPALTVMSLEFIQMFGAALIIENVFALPGYGSFAFNASLQGDIPVILGIAAFGVLLVVVVNLLTDLANGWLNPKARVR, encoded by the coding sequence ATGATCTTCTACATAGCGAAGCGGCTGGGCACGGGCATCGTGCTCGCTCTGCTCGTCACCCTCATCACCTTCCTGCTCCTCGCCTCGTCGTTCGAAGACGTCGCGCGCACGATCCTCGGCCCCTCGGCGACGCCCGAGACGGTGACCGGGATCATGCAGGCCAAGGGCTGGGACAGGCCCGTCCTCGTGCAGTACTTCGACTGGCTCGTGCACATGCTGCAGGGAGACCTCGGCGTCTCGGTGTACACCTCTCTGCCGGTGGCCGAGTCGGTCGTCCAGAGGCTCGGTGTCACTCTCTCGATCATCGTTCCGGCATTGATTCTCACCGCGGTCATCGCCACCGCCCTCGGTGTGTGGGCCGCATCGCGCGGCGGGGTCGCCGATCGCATCGCACAGGGAGTCTCGCTCGTCGGCTACCTCGTGCCCGGGCTGCTCCTCGCGATCGGCCTGGTCGTGATCTTCGCGGTCCAGCTCAAGTGGCTGCCCGCGACCGGCTTCACTCCGTTCTCGGAGGATCCTGCGGCCTGGGTGCGCAGCATCACGATCCCGGTCATCGTGCTGATGATCGGCGGTATCGCCAACATGGCGGCACAGGTGCGCGGGCGGATGATCGACGAGCTCCGTCGTGACTACGTGCGCACTCTGCGCACCCGCGGCATCCCGCCCCGGCAGATCGTGCTGCAGCACGCGCTGCGCAATGCCGCAAGCCCGGCGCTCACGGTCATGTCGCTCGAGTTCATCCAGATGTTCGGCGCGGCACTGATCATCGAGAACGTGTTCGCTCTGCCCGGCTACGGCAGTTTCGCATTCAACGCGTCGCTCCAGGGCGACATCCCGGTGATCCTCGGCATCGCCGCCTTCGGCGTGCTGCTGGTCGTCGTGGTCAACCTCCTCACCGATCTGGCCAACGGCTGGCTGAACCCGAAAGCGAGGGTGCGATGA
- a CDS encoding ABC transporter substrate-binding protein — MSNFPRRRPRAIAIAALASAALLLTACSGGGPTAEETTAAAADAPPLSIAAVSAPNSLDTAQLVDGQQMFVWSSIYDTLLKRDIETGDVAPNAASSWEYNEDGTELTLELEPDMTFSTGDPVDAEAVAATMLRTKQTAGIVQPKFALVEDVTAVDDLTVKISFSAFDPQFLYNLSLAAGAIGDPASLDSADSATNPVGSGPYTLDVAGSVPGTSYLLKKREDYWNADAYPFPTFTVRVLQDPTASFNALQAGEINAATVQTQLKSQLDPSSFEITEITAQSIAFIDILDRGGETFPALGDQRVRQAINYAIDRESILKGIFSGIGQTTQQSFSPNGAVWDEALNETYEYDPERGRELVEEAGFAGETFKIPSTFLTTSVEPTLSQAFEDIGLKLEWVAVPPQQAQSALQSGEYGLTFQITGWNSDPADAFYHFNPNGFGNPMNYTNPTLSGFFDEIDSTVDQDAVLPTYRELNEYVVDQAYEAPIVFLNTTWASTDGITLSGTRANPATVQMFSFEG; from the coding sequence ATGTCGAACTTCCCCCGCAGGCGCCCACGGGCGATCGCCATCGCAGCGCTGGCTTCGGCCGCACTCTTGCTCACCGCGTGCAGCGGCGGAGGGCCCACGGCTGAGGAGACCACGGCCGCCGCGGCCGACGCGCCGCCGCTGTCGATCGCCGCAGTCTCGGCCCCCAACTCGCTCGACACCGCGCAGCTGGTCGACGGCCAGCAGATGTTCGTGTGGTCCTCGATCTACGACACGCTTCTCAAGCGCGACATCGAGACCGGTGATGTGGCCCCCAACGCAGCCTCCAGCTGGGAGTACAACGAGGATGGCACCGAGCTCACGCTCGAACTCGAACCCGACATGACCTTCAGCACCGGGGATCCGGTCGACGCCGAGGCCGTCGCGGCGACCATGCTGCGCACGAAGCAGACTGCGGGAATCGTGCAGCCCAAGTTCGCGCTGGTCGAAGATGTCACGGCGGTCGACGACCTGACGGTCAAGATCTCGTTCTCGGCGTTCGACCCGCAGTTCCTCTACAACCTCAGCCTGGCGGCGGGTGCCATCGGCGATCCCGCCTCGCTCGACTCGGCGGACAGCGCGACCAACCCGGTCGGATCCGGACCGTACACACTCGACGTCGCAGGTTCCGTGCCGGGGACGTCGTACCTCCTGAAGAAGCGCGAGGACTACTGGAACGCGGACGCGTATCCGTTCCCGACGTTCACGGTGCGCGTGCTGCAGGACCCGACGGCGTCGTTCAACGCCCTGCAGGCGGGGGAGATCAACGCCGCCACCGTCCAGACGCAGCTCAAGAGCCAGCTGGACCCCTCGTCTTTCGAGATCACCGAGATCACGGCGCAGTCCATCGCCTTCATCGACATCCTCGATCGCGGCGGAGAGACCTTCCCCGCGCTGGGAGACCAGCGGGTGCGGCAGGCGATCAACTACGCGATCGATCGCGAGAGCATCCTGAAGGGCATCTTCTCGGGCATCGGCCAGACCACGCAGCAGTCGTTCAGCCCCAACGGCGCCGTCTGGGATGAGGCGCTCAACGAGACATACGAGTACGACCCCGAGCGCGGACGCGAGCTCGTCGAAGAGGCCGGCTTCGCGGGAGAGACGTTCAAGATCCCGAGCACCTTCCTCACCACGTCTGTCGAGCCCACGCTCTCGCAGGCCTTCGAGGACATCGGATTGAAGCTCGAATGGGTCGCCGTGCCGCCGCAGCAGGCGCAGTCTGCGCTGCAGTCGGGAGAGTACGGGCTCACCTTCCAGATCACCGGGTGGAACTCGGATCCGGCGGATGCGTTCTATCACTTCAACCCCAACGGCTTCGGCAACCCGATGAACTACACGAACCCGACACTGTCCGGCTTCTTCGACGAGATCGACTCGACGGTCGATCAGGATGCGGTTCTTCCCACGTACCGCGAGCTGAACGAGTACGTGGTCGACCAGGCGTACGAGGCGCCGATCGTGTTCCTCAACACGACCTGGGCGAGCACTGACGGCATCACGTTGAGCGGCACCAGGGCCAACCCCGCCACGGTGCAGATGTTCTCCTTCGAAGGTTGA
- a CDS encoding NAD(P)/FAD-dependent oxidoreductase gives MTDHAQATGQHVPHEQVERLRALREKYAQERDRRIRPDGASQYRSTLGEYGYYATDPYTPRTDREPLRDRVEALVIGAGFGGLLTGAGLRDAGIRSIRLMDEAGDVGGTWYWNRYPGIRCDIESYVYMPLLEETGYIPSTRYAPGEEIRQHAVRIAERYDLYRDFVGHTRATGLTWDEEAAEWTVETDRGDVFRARYVITSSGTLTQPKLPGIPGIERFTGHTFHTSRWDYAYTGGSAEGGLTKLADKRVAVVGTGATGLQVIPHLAEHAHELLVFQRTPSTVDVRDNRPTDPDWASSLEPGWQRERMDNFLEVLAGEPVESLVQDGWTSTHRLQRSILSGSIDGSVSEQDRLLQEELDDAAKMDGLRARVDEIVDDPATAAALKPWYRYMCKRPGFSDLYLQAFNRPNVTLVDTADTHGITALTETSIVVGDAEYEVDCIIFATGFDVGVSGVVSGTLPVAGRGGRALLEAWGRGPRTLHGFTTHGFPNLFQLGPMQNANSVNFVHILQEQALHISAVIARAQRVGARRIEPTAEAEDAWCRTVVETSRDVSEFQAQCTPGYYNGEGSRTIGGLTYSPGPVVFHRLLREWRSGDMAELLVVDDADERVRESAAIGVSA, from the coding sequence ATGACCGACCACGCACAGGCCACAGGCCAGCACGTCCCACACGAGCAGGTCGAGCGACTGCGGGCGCTGCGCGAGAAGTATGCGCAGGAGAGGGATCGGCGCATCCGCCCCGACGGGGCGAGCCAGTACCGGTCGACCCTCGGCGAGTACGGCTACTACGCCACGGATCCGTATACGCCCCGCACCGACCGGGAGCCGCTGCGCGATCGGGTCGAGGCGCTGGTGATCGGGGCGGGCTTCGGAGGGCTCCTCACCGGTGCGGGGCTGCGAGACGCCGGCATCCGTTCGATCCGGCTCATGGACGAGGCGGGAGACGTGGGCGGCACCTGGTACTGGAACCGCTACCCCGGCATCCGCTGCGACATCGAGTCGTATGTGTACATGCCCCTTCTCGAAGAGACGGGCTACATCCCGAGCACGCGATATGCGCCGGGCGAAGAGATCCGTCAGCATGCCGTGCGCATCGCGGAGCGCTACGACCTCTACCGCGATTTCGTCGGGCACACCCGGGCGACCGGGCTCACGTGGGATGAAGAGGCGGCGGAGTGGACCGTCGAGACCGACCGGGGCGACGTGTTCCGCGCACGCTATGTGATCACGTCGTCCGGAACGCTGACGCAGCCGAAGCTTCCCGGCATCCCGGGCATCGAGCGCTTCACCGGTCACACCTTCCACACCAGCCGCTGGGACTACGCCTACACGGGCGGTTCCGCAGAGGGCGGGCTCACGAAGCTCGCCGACAAACGGGTCGCGGTGGTGGGCACTGGGGCGACGGGATTGCAGGTGATCCCGCACCTCGCCGAGCACGCGCACGAGCTGCTGGTGTTCCAGCGCACGCCGTCGACCGTCGACGTACGCGACAACCGCCCCACGGATCCTGACTGGGCGAGTTCGCTGGAGCCCGGCTGGCAGCGGGAGCGGATGGACAACTTCCTCGAGGTGCTGGCGGGGGAGCCTGTCGAGTCGCTCGTGCAGGACGGGTGGACGTCGACGCACCGGCTGCAGCGGAGCATCCTCTCCGGCAGTATCGACGGCTCCGTGTCGGAGCAGGACCGCCTGCTGCAGGAAGAGCTCGACGACGCGGCGAAGATGGACGGACTCCGTGCCAGGGTCGACGAGATCGTCGACGACCCGGCCACGGCGGCCGCCCTCAAGCCCTGGTACCGCTACATGTGCAAGCGGCCGGGGTTCAGCGACCTCTATCTGCAGGCGTTCAACCGACCGAACGTGACGCTCGTCGACACGGCCGACACTCACGGCATCACGGCACTCACCGAGACGTCGATCGTGGTCGGCGACGCGGAGTACGAGGTCGACTGCATCATCTTCGCCACCGGGTTCGACGTCGGCGTCTCGGGGGTCGTGTCGGGAACCCTGCCGGTGGCCGGGCGGGGAGGGCGAGCTCTTCTCGAGGCCTGGGGTCGTGGACCTCGCACGCTGCACGGATTCACCACACACGGGTTCCCCAACCTGTTCCAGCTCGGGCCGATGCAGAACGCCAACTCGGTGAACTTCGTGCACATCCTGCAGGAGCAGGCGCTGCACATCTCGGCCGTGATCGCTCGGGCGCAGCGCGTCGGCGCGCGACGCATCGAGCCGACCGCCGAGGCCGAGGACGCCTGGTGCCGCACGGTCGTCGAGACATCGAGAGACGTGTCGGAGTTCCAGGCCCAGTGCACGCCGGGCTATTACAACGGCGAGGGATCGCGGACGATCGGAGGGCTCACATACTCCCCGGGGCCGGTCGTCTTCCATCGACTGCTCCGCGAGTGGCGCAGCGGCGACATGGCCGAGCTGCTCGTGGTCGACGATGCGGACGAACGCGTGCGCGAGTCGGCGGCGATCGGGGTCTCGGCGTGA
- a CDS encoding MarR family transcriptional regulator codes for MSDDPRRAEALENIDALTLAVSVRSLPRMIGSLLSTQLTIQQLKVLTSIVVSDHSTTSDLASSFDVSLATMSKLVERLVDQRLVERLTDAVDQRVRRLVPTPLGRDVIGKIMAARPEMGADILDGLSIEELESLALGLRAINRQLQAAATRDD; via the coding sequence GTGAGCGATGACCCGAGACGTGCCGAGGCGCTGGAGAACATCGATGCGCTCACGCTGGCGGTCTCGGTGCGCTCACTCCCCCGCATGATCGGGTCCCTTCTGAGCACGCAGCTGACGATCCAGCAGCTCAAGGTGCTCACATCCATCGTCGTCTCCGACCACAGCACCACGAGCGACCTCGCGTCGTCATTCGACGTGTCTCTCGCCACCATGTCGAAACTGGTCGAGAGGCTCGTCGACCAGCGGCTCGTCGAACGGCTCACGGATGCTGTCGATCAGCGCGTGCGGCGGCTGGTGCCCACGCCTCTCGGGCGTGACGTCATCGGGAAGATCATGGCGGCGCGCCCCGAGATGGGCGCCGACATCCTCGACGGACTCTCGATCGAGGAGCTCGAGTCGCTCGCCCTGGGCCTGCGCGCGATCAATCGGCAGCTGCAGGCCGCAGCGACGCGCGACGACTGA
- a CDS encoding mannitol dehydrogenase family protein, with amino-acid sequence MALGTRESSAPPVRIVHMGLGAFHRSHLAWYTAHAPDAAEWGIAAYTGRSAAVADALTAQDGLYTLVVRSPARDDAERIGSIVRAHPGTDVSSFLSDVAARSTAIVSLTITEAAYADQALPLDRALLAGSADADPAGLRPLSAIGRLVLGLEARRRAEAGALALVSCDNLPDNGGVLRAAVLAVARGVPGLARWIEQYVSFVSCSVDRITPRLSDDEAAELRETYGDRAPVVAEPFSDWVIAGGFPAGRPQWEAAGARFADDLEPWEARKLWLLNGAHTLLASLGRLRGHLTVAEASADPDCLRAVEAYWDEACRHLPAELDLSEYRSALLERFRNPRIRHLLAQIALDADTKMRVRIAPVAERERAADRSGAACAAVIAAWLAVDGGRTDRANVEAAVADLSPVLGVDAEFVDAVLASRLELADLTLR; translated from the coding sequence GTGGCACTCGGAACGCGCGAGTCGTCCGCACCGCCGGTGCGGATCGTGCACATGGGCCTCGGTGCCTTCCATCGATCTCATCTGGCCTGGTACACGGCACACGCACCGGATGCGGCCGAATGGGGGATCGCGGCATACACCGGGCGCAGTGCCGCTGTGGCCGATGCTCTCACCGCGCAGGACGGTCTCTACACCCTCGTGGTGCGCTCGCCTGCCCGGGACGACGCCGAACGCATCGGCAGCATCGTGCGCGCGCACCCCGGCACCGACGTCTCGTCGTTCCTCAGTGATGTCGCAGCGCGATCGACCGCCATCGTCAGCCTCACGATCACCGAAGCCGCGTACGCAGACCAGGCGCTGCCTCTCGATCGAGCCCTTCTCGCGGGCTCGGCGGACGCCGACCCGGCCGGCCTCCGTCCACTCTCGGCGATCGGTCGTCTGGTGCTCGGTCTCGAAGCGCGCCGACGCGCGGAGGCCGGCGCGCTCGCGCTGGTCTCGTGCGACAACCTGCCCGACAACGGGGGAGTCCTGCGGGCTGCCGTGCTCGCGGTCGCGCGCGGCGTGCCGGGCCTCGCACGCTGGATCGAGCAGTACGTGTCGTTCGTCTCGTGTTCGGTGGATCGCATCACGCCCCGGCTGTCGGACGACGAGGCGGCTGAACTCAGAGAGACCTACGGCGATCGCGCGCCGGTGGTCGCCGAGCCCTTCTCGGACTGGGTGATCGCCGGAGGCTTCCCCGCGGGTCGGCCGCAGTGGGAGGCAGCGGGAGCCCGCTTCGCCGACGATCTCGAACCGTGGGAGGCGCGCAAGCTGTGGCTGCTGAACGGCGCTCACACCCTGCTCGCCTCGCTCGGCCGGCTCCGAGGCCACCTCACGGTCGCCGAGGCCAGTGCCGATCCCGACTGCCTGCGCGCCGTCGAGGCCTACTGGGACGAGGCGTGCCGTCACCTGCCCGCCGAACTCGACCTGTCGGAGTACCGCTCGGCGCTGCTCGAGCGATTCAGGAACCCCCGCATCCGGCACCTTCTCGCGCAGATCGCGCTCGATGCCGACACCAAGATGCGTGTGCGCATCGCGCCTGTGGCAGAGCGCGAACGCGCGGCCGACCGCTCCGGTGCGGCGTGCGCGGCGGTCATCGCCGCATGGCTGGCGGTCGACGGCGGGCGAACGGATCGTGCGAACGTCGAAGCCGCGGTCGCCGATCTCAGCCCCGTGCTCGGTGTGGATGCGGAGTTCGTCGATGCGGTGCTCGCGAGCCGACTGGAGCTCGCCGACCTCACGCTTCGGTAA
- a CDS encoding SMP-30/gluconolactonase/LRE family protein translates to MRAVLATAAGAVGVAVLLVGCTPAAPDAAQTGAGSGGTAAEQRSEELLQVTEPHDLTGGTLLEGPTFDADGSLFMVDVMAPAGEAKVLRVDVDERTVDQVFTDETSVFTSAQFHPSDGRLYLTDFLGGGVMSITAEGEDPQVHFSGDVDGIAMLPDDIAFHPDGTMFVTDTRGMDGPGWETPGRVVRIDAAGQASTLASDLPSPNGIVFDEEDAGLWVAQYNANRIDYFALDETRTRVVSAYPAIHVDGGIGRIDSTAVDAEGNIYQMFHEKAEVAVFAKTGEQIGAIRVPGEGLESATNIAIAPGTTDGYLVVSGPAGGFVHTFEAYGEGIRQSNGG, encoded by the coding sequence GTGAGGGCCGTGCTGGCGACCGCGGCAGGTGCGGTCGGGGTGGCGGTTCTGCTGGTCGGCTGCACGCCGGCCGCTCCGGATGCGGCGCAGACGGGCGCCGGCTCCGGCGGTACGGCTGCGGAGCAGCGCTCGGAAGAGCTGCTCCAGGTGACCGAGCCCCACGACCTCACCGGCGGAACCCTGCTCGAGGGGCCCACCTTCGATGCAGACGGCTCGCTGTTCATGGTCGACGTCATGGCCCCTGCCGGAGAGGCGAAGGTGCTGCGCGTCGACGTCGACGAGCGCACGGTCGATCAGGTGTTCACCGACGAGACGAGCGTGTTCACCTCGGCGCAGTTCCATCCGAGCGACGGTCGCCTGTATCTCACCGATTTCCTCGGGGGCGGTGTCATGAGCATCACCGCAGAGGGGGAAGACCCGCAGGTGCACTTCTCGGGTGACGTCGACGGCATCGCGATGCTGCCCGACGACATCGCGTTCCACCCCGACGGCACGATGTTCGTCACCGACACCCGCGGCATGGACGGCCCCGGATGGGAGACGCCGGGGCGTGTGGTCAGGATCGACGCGGCCGGGCAGGCGTCGACTCTCGCAAGCGACCTGCCCTCGCCGAACGGCATCGTCTTCGATGAAGAGGATGCCGGGCTGTGGGTCGCGCAGTACAACGCGAACCGCATCGACTACTTCGCTCTCGACGAGACTCGCACACGCGTCGTCTCGGCGTACCCCGCGATCCACGTCGACGGCGGGATCGGGCGCATCGACTCGACAGCGGTCGACGCCGAGGGCAACATCTATCAGATGTTCCACGAGAAGGCCGAGGTCGCGGTCTTCGCGAAGACCGGTGAGCAGATCGGCGCGATCCGAGTGCCGGGCGAGGGGCTGGAGTCGGCGACGAACATCGCCATCGCGCCGGGGACCACCGATGGATACCTGGTGGTCAGCGGTCCGGCAGGTGGGTTCGTGCACACGTTCGAGGCGTATGGAGAGGGCATCCGCCAGTCGAACGGCGGGTGA
- a CDS encoding LacI family DNA-binding transcriptional regulator, translating to MDDPHAPDDVPDNGGPSARRPTIYDIAQRVGLNPSTVSRALNKPGRTNAATEEKIRAAAAELGYRANPMARALPTGRSGTYAIVLPDITNPVHFELIRGVEQVARAGGFTLIISETEGAAEIEHETIETLQACVDGLLVVASRLGDSELAALAAVKPIVAANHASPSLPSVIPDLVMGLTAAVEHLHDLGHRSVAYLGLGGVQINRARWDLTLDLAAARDISVVEITVDAPTVDAGADALRRVRASGVTAVLAYNDLVAHGLLRAARAAGLTLPEAFSVIGFDDIFSAELAVPALSTLRSPLREIGTRAMQTLIDPERNRIPSKVVLPLELIVRESTAAPSI from the coding sequence ATGGACGATCCGCATGCACCCGACGACGTGCCGGACAACGGCGGCCCCTCGGCCCGCAGACCGACCATCTACGACATCGCTCAGAGGGTCGGCCTGAACCCCTCGACCGTCTCCCGCGCGCTGAACAAGCCCGGTCGCACGAATGCCGCGACCGAGGAGAAGATCCGCGCTGCCGCCGCCGAGCTCGGCTACCGCGCGAACCCGATGGCACGGGCGCTTCCCACGGGTCGCTCGGGCACGTACGCGATAGTGCTCCCCGACATCACGAACCCCGTGCACTTCGAGCTGATCCGCGGTGTCGAGCAGGTCGCGCGCGCGGGCGGGTTCACCCTGATCATCTCGGAGACCGAGGGGGCGGCGGAGATCGAGCACGAGACCATCGAGACGCTGCAGGCATGTGTCGACGGGCTTCTCGTCGTGGCGTCGCGCCTCGGCGACAGCGAGCTGGCCGCACTCGCCGCCGTGAAGCCGATCGTCGCGGCGAATCACGCGTCGCCGTCACTGCCGAGTGTCATCCCCGATCTCGTGATGGGGCTGACTGCGGCCGTCGAGCACCTGCACGATCTCGGGCACCGCTCCGTCGCCTATCTGGGGCTCGGCGGCGTGCAGATCAATCGCGCGCGCTGGGATCTCACGCTCGACCTCGCCGCCGCACGCGACATCTCGGTCGTCGAGATCACGGTCGACGCCCCCACCGTCGACGCGGGCGCCGACGCGCTGCGGCGAGTGCGCGCCAGCGGTGTGACCGCCGTTCTCGCCTACAACGACCTGGTCGCCCACGGCCTGTTGCGGGCCGCCCGCGCTGCCGGGCTCACCCTGCCCGAGGCCTTCAGTGTGATCGGGTTCGACGACATCTTCAGTGCCGAACTCGCCGTGCCCGCCCTGAGCACCCTCCGGTCGCCGCTGCGAGAGATCGGCACGCGGGCGATGCAGACCCTCATCGATCCCGAGCGGAATCGCATCCCCTCGAAGGTCGTGCTGCCCCTCGAACTCATCGTGCGCGAATCGACGGCGGCCCCCTCCATCTGA